In Streptomyces chartreusis, the following proteins share a genomic window:
- a CDS encoding GNAT family N-acetyltransferase — MRLPGHAHRRQADDIVIGPLDLSAHVDEALAVQAVAFGLGPDEVAVRRQIVLRHMTYPGARALGATTAGTLVGFVYGMPNDRTHWWSTVVEPYLRAQGHDRWLDDSFVITELHVHPRYQNRGVGRSLITTITDGAVEPRSILSAIDVDSPARGLYHSLGYEDLARQVLFPSAPKPYAVMGAPLPLRRR, encoded by the coding sequence ATGCGCCTTCCCGGTCACGCACACCGCCGCCAAGCAGACGACATCGTGATCGGCCCCCTGGACCTCTCGGCCCACGTGGACGAGGCACTGGCCGTCCAGGCGGTGGCGTTCGGCCTGGGCCCCGACGAGGTCGCCGTACGCCGGCAGATCGTTCTGCGCCACATGACCTACCCGGGAGCGAGAGCCCTGGGCGCGACCACCGCGGGCACCCTCGTCGGCTTCGTCTACGGCATGCCCAACGACCGTACCCACTGGTGGTCCACGGTCGTGGAGCCCTACCTCCGGGCCCAGGGCCACGACAGGTGGCTCGACGACTCCTTCGTCATCACCGAGCTCCACGTCCACCCCCGCTACCAGAACCGGGGCGTGGGCCGCTCGCTGATCACCACGATCACGGACGGCGCCGTCGAACCCCGCTCGATCCTCTCGGCGATCGACGTGGACAGCCCGGCCCGCGGCCTCTACCACTCCCTGGGCTACGAGGACCTCGCCCGGCAGGTCCTCTTCCCCAGCGCGCCCAAGCCGTACGCCGTGATGGGCGCCCCTCTCCCGCTGCGCCGTCGTTAA
- a CDS encoding GNAT family N-acetyltransferase → MLTQTTSRVLEPSDLDAALAVLDREPVANAFVTSRVQIAGLDPWRLGGEMWGWYEDGMLTSLCYAGANLVPICATPRAVRAFADRARRAGRRCSSIVGPAESTAQLWRLLEPNWGPAREIRSHQPLMITDRMSADIAPDPYVRRIRKDEMETIMPACVAMFTEEVGVSPMAGDGGLLYQARVAELVGSGRSFARLDQDGKVAFKAEIGAATDRACQIQGVWVAPEYRGQGLAAPGMAAVLRYALADVAPVVSLYVNDFNTAARRTYQRVGFKEVGAFMSVLF, encoded by the coding sequence GTGTTGACCCAGACCACCTCACGGGTCCTCGAACCGAGTGACCTGGACGCGGCGCTCGCAGTCCTCGACCGCGAGCCCGTCGCGAACGCCTTCGTGACGTCCCGCGTCCAGATCGCCGGCCTCGACCCGTGGCGCCTCGGCGGCGAGATGTGGGGCTGGTACGAGGACGGCATGCTGACGTCCCTGTGCTACGCGGGCGCCAACCTCGTCCCGATCTGCGCCACCCCCCGAGCCGTACGGGCTTTCGCCGACCGCGCCCGCCGCGCGGGCCGCCGCTGCTCCTCCATCGTCGGCCCCGCGGAGTCCACCGCCCAGCTGTGGCGCCTGCTGGAGCCCAACTGGGGCCCGGCCCGCGAGATCCGCTCCCACCAGCCCCTGATGATCACCGACCGCATGTCGGCCGACATCGCCCCGGACCCGTACGTCCGTCGCATCCGCAAGGACGAGATGGAGACGATCATGCCGGCCTGCGTGGCGATGTTCACCGAGGAGGTCGGCGTCTCCCCGATGGCCGGCGACGGCGGACTTCTCTACCAGGCCCGGGTCGCCGAACTCGTCGGCTCCGGCCGCTCCTTCGCCCGCCTCGACCAGGACGGCAAGGTCGCCTTCAAGGCCGAGATCGGCGCCGCCACCGACCGCGCCTGCCAGATCCAGGGCGTCTGGGTGGCCCCCGAGTACCGCGGCCAGGGCCTCGCCGCCCCCGGCATGGCGGCCGTCCTGCGCTACGCCCTCGCGGACGTGGCCCCGGTGGTCAGCCTCTACGTCAACGACTTCAACACGGCGGCGCGAAGGACGTACCAGAGGGTCGGCTTCAAGGAGGTCGGCGCCTTCATGAGCGTCCTGTTCTGA